A genomic region of Colletotrichum destructivum chromosome 1, complete sequence contains the following coding sequences:
- a CDS encoding Putative zn(2)Cys(6) fungal-type DNA-binding domain, fungal transcription factor, whose protein sequence is MPHKRSRTGCLTCRDEGYKCDEAKPHCGRCVRLGKTCQGYGLRVRWKTADSSADAGRIMKKRSPRSKAGAKPQATGSSSWSSSSPEGAPTTPSSASGSSGTGTGTSTNPSRSSCLMRNPSYVSPDISPMNRYLLHHWTGSLAGVISMASGAQNPFLVHLTPMMHRSPALRFSISSMAAGHLAVLRGPGDGDEALRTLSSRHMLAAVSSLRASIETEDPALSLATILMLQISDRLFNTDSRIDHLAGARAVILRSGGPRTWTGDGAQFLLSLCFYHDVMSSISRTSRPLLSMTNVAPLEGLPSLAKLTTLVSVVSAISKMQGQSGEAHQRRGAAIRRDLDSGFGIAADGDPAIEHTIQAYRHAAVIYLYRVWSDDGTTTPPPKPFHAERCIHHLLQVPVASSFVSAHAWPLWTAGCESVDPYLRQLVLERLKALYRTRHLPSLGRVQRDMEEVWVAKDTQRLQFGTENVDCCKVILNNRHREADLV, encoded by the exons ATGCCGCACAAGAGGAGCAGAACGGGCTGTCTCACCTGCCG TGACGAAGGCTATAAGTGCGATGAGGCGAAGCCCCACTGCGGCCGCTGTGTCCGGCTGGGCAAGACATGCCAGGGGTACGGGCTGCGAGTGAGatggaagacggccgacTCCTCGGCGGACGCGGGGCGGAtcatgaagaagaggagccCGAGATCCAAAGCCGGTGCAAAGCCTCAGGCGAcaggctcgtcgtcgtggtcttcgtcttctcccgAAGGCGCACCTACCACGCCGAGTTCGGCCTCCGGCTCTTCCGGtaccggcaccggcaccagcACCAACCCCAGCCGGAGCAGCTGTCTCATGCGGAACCCGTCCTACGTATCGCCCGACATCTCCCCGATGAACCGctacctcctccaccactGGACTGGCTCGCTAGCGGGCGTGatctcgatggcgtcgggCGCGCAGAATCccttcctcgtccacctcaCCCCCATGATGCACCGCTCTCCCGCCCTCCgcttctccatctcgtcgatggcggccggCCACCTCGCGGTCCTCCGCGggcccggcgacggcgacgaggccttGCGCACGCTCTCCTCGCGCCACATGCTCGCGGCCGTGTCCTCGCTGCGCGCGTCCATCGAGACCGAGGACCCGGCGCTCTCGCTCGCGACGATCCTGATGCTCCAGATCTCGGACCGGCTCTTCAACACGGACAGCCGAATCGAccacctcgccggcgcccgggCCGTCATCTTGCGCTCGGGCGGACCCCGGACCTGgaccggcgacggcgcgcagTTCCTCCTGAGCCTCTGCTTCTATCACGACGTCATGTCGTCCATCTCGCGCACCTCGAGGCCGCTGCTGAGCATGACCAACGTTGCACCCCTCGAGGGCCTGCCGAGCCTCGCCAAGCTCACGACGCTGGTCTCGGTCGTCAGCGCCATCAGCAAGATGCAGGGCCAGAGCGGCGAGGCGCACCAGCGGCGAGGGGCCGCGATCCGGCGGGACCTGGACTCCGGGTTCGGCAttgcggccgacggcgacccGGCCATCGAGCACACGATCCAGGCCTACAGGCACGCGGCCGTCATCTACCTCTACCGGGTGTGGAGCGATGAcggcacgacgacgccgcccccgaAGCCGTTCCACGCCGAGCGGTGCATCCACCACCTCCTGCAGGTCCCCGTCGCCTCGTCCTTCGTCTCGGCGCACGCGTGGCCGCTGTGGACGGCCGGGTGCGAGTCCGTCGACCCCTACCTGAGGCAGCTGGTGCTCGAGAGGCTCAAGGCGTTGTACCGGACCCGTCACCTGCCGTCGCTCGGGCGCGTCCAGCGGGATATGGAAGAGGTCTGGGTGGCCAAGGACACGCAGAGGCTGCAGTTCGGAACGGAGAACGTGGACTGTTGCAAAGTGATCCTGAATAACCGTCACAGAGAGGCGGACTTGGTCTAA
- a CDS encoding Putative O-methyltransferase domain, S-adenosyl-L-methionine-dependent methyltransferase superfamily, translating to MTAINGPDENKAEAVVDVSIATQPNDLDAIPGLLKDITAGVGALSSGSDEARHELLIKARTMVQALESPRETMIKHCWGQTGALAGLNFGVDSGLWRLMAKNGDRPQNVGELAESLGVDSVLLSRLMRHLGAMGYIKETGLDEYRPTNFSKSMSLPMIGDGYIAMTSCTGAAPLKFHEYSRKRGFKNPNDARDTALMYAYNTDMDMFAWQQHLGCECDGLTRAAKTLIIIDGTHFNHHMSGYRQGRVPWSAPSFYPVNERLIAGADQSPEAPFLVDIGGNIGHDIVEFHRMHPETPGKLILQDLPIVIGQIKELDPAVTPMGHDFLTEQPVKGARAYYMHSCLHDWPDDVCAKILAQIKGAMKPGYSRLLINENVIPSTGAYWETSALDMVMLTLFSSKERTENDWYNLLETIAGLKIVRIWSGGKGVESLIEVELP from the exons ATGACGGCTATCAACGGACCTGACGAAAACAAAGCTGAGGCTGTTGTGGACGTCTCGATCGCCACCCAGCCCAACGACCTGGATGCTATCCCCGGCCTCTTGAAGGACATAACCGCGGGCGTCGGTGCCCTGTCCTCCGGCAGCGACGAGGCCCGCCATGAGCTTTTGATCAAAGCTCGAACCATGGTTCAGGCACTGGAGAGCCCCAGGGAGACCATGATCAAGCACTGCTGGGGACAG ACTGGCGCCCTGGCCGGCCTTAACTTTGGTGTCGATTCGGGCCTGTGGAGGCTGATGGCCAAGAATGGAGACAGACCGCAAaacgtcggcgagctggcaGAAAGTCTTGGTGTTGACTCGGTGCTGCTCA GCCGTCTCATGCGCCACCTAGGTGCCATGGGATACATCAAAGAgaccggcctcgacgagtACCGGCCAACCAACTTTTCCAAGTCGATGAGTCTCCCAATGATTGGCGATGGGTACATTGCCAT GACTTCTTGCACCGGCGCTGCCCCTCTCAAGTTCCACGAATACTCTCGCAAGAGAGGCTTCAAGAACCCGAACGACGCCCGAGACACGGCGTTGATGTATGCATACAACACAGACATGGACATGTTTGCgtggcagcagcacctgGGATGTGAGTGCGACGGGTTGACAAGGGCAGCAAAGACACTGATAATCATAGACGGCACACACTTCAACCACCACATGTCCGGCTATCGCCAGGGCCGCGTCCCGTGGTCGGCACCATCTTTCTACCCTGTGAACGAGAGGCTCATCGCCGGTGCCGACCAGAGCCCCGAGGCCCCCTTCCTCGTGGACATTGGCGGAAACATCGGCCACGACATCGTCGAGTTCCACCGCATGCACCCAGAGACCCCCGGGAAGCTCATCTTGCAGGACCTGCCTATCGTCATCGGTCAAATAAAGGAgctcgacccggccgtcacGCCGATGGGCCATGATTTCCTCACAGAGCAGCCGGTGAAGGGCGCGCGCGCGTACTACATGCACTCGTGCCTGCACGACTGGCCGGACGACGTGTGCGCCAAGATCCTGGCGCAGATCAAGGGCGCCATGAAACCTGGGTACAGCAGGCTGCTTATCAACGAGAACGTGATCCCGTCGACGGGCGCCTACTGGGAGACTTCGGCGCTCGACATGGTGATGCTGACGTTGTTCAGTTCCAAGGAGCGCACAGAGAACGACTGGTACAACCTGCTCGAGACGATTGCGGGACTGAAGATTGTCAGGATCTGGAGCGGTGGGAAGGGGGTTGAGAGTTTGATCGAAGTTGAGCTCCCGTGA